One region of Polynucleobacter sp. Adler-ghost genomic DNA includes:
- a CDS encoding DUF3047 domain-containing protein, with product MILDLSKPFFGTIDAMPSKTCFRSHLLLIILAISLGGCAGLTGNSIENEAGQAFNADQLPAQEDLPKFSAEKPRDGMPDGWHFYRIAPYKKNTIYRLEKYQGRTVLAANSKTSASGLAVKLRPRSAQNLWLQWEWKAVGAIPQADNTDSQHDDAPLRILVAFDGNKSKLPLKEKLTFEMANLISGQEMPYATVMYIWSGKNSVNTVLNNAHTSRVKMIVVDSGWDSLGEWRKHERDLAADYKLAYGEVPGNVIGIALLTDTDNTKSETRALYGDIELLRKNSK from the coding sequence ATGATTTTAGACTTAAGTAAGCCATTCTTTGGGACAATTGATGCTATGCCAAGTAAAACCTGTTTTCGATCCCATTTGCTTTTAATCATCCTAGCCATCTCTTTAGGAGGCTGTGCAGGTTTGACTGGAAACTCTATTGAGAATGAGGCAGGGCAGGCATTTAATGCGGATCAATTACCAGCTCAAGAGGATTTACCTAAGTTCTCTGCTGAGAAGCCGCGTGATGGCATGCCAGATGGTTGGCATTTCTATCGCATCGCACCCTATAAAAAGAACACCATTTACCGACTGGAGAAATACCAAGGTCGTACCGTGCTAGCTGCTAACTCTAAAACATCAGCATCTGGTCTCGCGGTAAAACTTCGTCCCCGCTCAGCACAGAACTTATGGTTGCAATGGGAATGGAAGGCAGTAGGTGCAATACCCCAAGCAGACAATACAGATAGTCAGCATGACGATGCACCACTGCGTATCTTAGTAGCCTTTGATGGTAATAAATCCAAACTTCCCCTCAAGGAAAAACTCACCTTTGAGATGGCCAACTTGATTAGTGGTCAAGAAATGCCTTACGCCACAGTGATGTACATCTGGTCGGGTAAGAATTCAGTCAATACAGTTTTGAACAATGCCCATACCTCTCGTGTAAAGATGATTGTGGTGGATTCTGGTTGGGATAGTCTGGGCGAGTGGCGCAAGCATGAGCGGGATTTAGCGGCGGACTACAAGTTGGCTTATGGAGAGGTGCCAGGTAATGTCATTGGTATTGCACTGCTGACGGATACCGACAATACAAAATCAGAAACCCGTGCCCTGTACGGAGATATCGAGTTACTGCGTAAGAATTCTAAATAG